The sequence ATTGGAATGGAAAAGCTAGCCAGGATACCCACTAAATTGCAAAGAACACTCTCACCATTTTCCCCTACAGCTCTTATGTTGACATCAATTACCAAAGAGAGAAAAAACTGCTGACGCAGAGGAAGAGGGGAGACTCCGTGAAGTGATGCCCTTGAGAAGATGAGAAAGAATGAGAGCCGGTGCATAAAAGATGGAATTAAAGTAGGGATTCCTTGCTAATGAttgatatttccttttttttcttttttgccacaGATGTTTAAATAATCCCTGTTCAAAAGTTTTATTCCAtgagcaaaaataaaagaaacatctGCAGTGtttttttgaagttttatttttcagtaatttagGCCTTCTGAGTTGGAGGATAGAGCTtcggaaagagaagaaaaattcaagggCTTGTAGGTTTTCTTACCAGAGACATTGTTTATCGTACTCCAGAAAGTGACCTTCCACATTTCTGTTGTCATGTTGTTCTCTGACATGTGTCCAGCTCACGCCCCACTCAGGCACTTTCTAGATAAATGTCAAGAATTAGATAAAGAACATCCAGGAAAGTATACTaggatatttttcaataatttttagtatgtggtgttttcaatttttttttttgtcgggaAGTTTAAACTGAGCTCAAGTACTACTCTATCCTTTTGTTTATACTCTCCAGCCATCTTAGAATCTTTTGACAATATTAACCATCTTTATTTATTGCACCTTCTGTACCaatcggaaaccctgatggcataatggttaagtgctatggctgctaaccaaagggtcagcggtttgaatccaccaggcgtccttggaaactctatggggcagttctactctgttctatagggtcgctacgagtcggaatcaacttgatggcactggatttggtttttttttttttttggctttctatACCaatctgaaaatatatttttatgcaaaactTTCTCGTCATAGAGTTTCTTACGGCCTTCGAGTTTGTCTCTAATCCTAAGCAATTACACAGCAACCTGTTTTTGTCCCTATTCCTTTCTGATTTGAGGCAAATTTGATTCTGGTTGACTTGAAATTACCACTGGACAAAAAAAGCTTTTAGTTTTTATAAAGttgtgaaaaacaaacaaaaaaatttgcaGTGAGTTTAGGTGACATTATTTTCCCACACcaagaaaaattgtattctacCTGTTTCACAACTACGGTATTTGTGTATGAGAGTTCCCTctcttttttccatcctcacaCCCTCCACTGCTCCAGGGGAAAGTCATTATGAGAATGGTAAATAACAGAAGATTTggtaatgtcttagttatctagtgctgctataacagaaacacgacaagtggatggctttaacaaaagaagtttattctcttacagtccagtagaTTAGCAGTCGgaattcatggtgtcagctcctcctaaagcctttctctctttgttggctctggaggaaggtccttgtcatcagacttcccttggtctgggagcatctcagctcaggtacctcaggtccaaaggacacacttttctcctggtgctgctttcttggtggtatgaggtccccaactctctacttgcttccctttccttttatctcttgacagaTAAAAGGGGGAACGGATCacagcccaaggaaactctctttacattggatcagggatatggccTGAGCAAGgttgttacattccaccctaatcatctttaacCACAGAAAGAGATTACGAtgtataacacataggaaaatcacaaaatggaggagagccacacatggcctaaccaagtagacacatatattttggggacacaattcaatccattacaagtaATAAAAATACCTTACACATATTGAGTACTCACTACGTGACAATTACTGTTGTAATTCCTCACATGTAATCCTCACAAACCTGTGAGTGGTGTACCATTCTTATTACCTCTGTACCATAGATGCTTTGTTGGGACATAGAGTTGCCCCCAACAGAGTTAGGGAACACATTTAGTAAGCTACCAAGTGTGACATTGAACCAAGAgattctggctccagagtccatacCCTTTACCAATACAATATATGgtgctgaagccctggtggtgcggtggttaagagctcaggctgtaaccaaaaggttggcagttctaatccccTAGCCACTCTTTGGACACCCTATGTGGTGGTTCTACtatgtcttgtagggttgctataagtcagaatcaactcaacaggagcagatttttttttttttaagtagtgctAGGATTCACCAGAGATGTGCAGTTGATTTGCATATGACCACAGCTAGGAAACAAAGTAAGTTAGAAGAAAAGAcatagacagcatgttgatgttAGGCATATAAGAAACTCCAGAATGGCACCAGTTACATGATTATCAGAGAAGGTAAAAATTTTGAGAAGTGTTGTTGTGTGGTATAGATGagatcttttaaaatattctctgaGTGATGCATGTAAAAGATTAGAATTgctttttacattattttttgaTGGCTGGAATTGTCTTCACTAAACATGATGAGCTAACCACAAGAATGAGCTATGTGTGGGCTCTCTTCTGATTTGGGTTGCATACTTCTCTGAGTGACCTACTGCTAAACATCTAAATTATTGGTAGAACCAAAGAATCAGTAATGCAGAAGATAAGAACATAAAAAACAAAGCACAGCAGAGGGAAAGTCTGTGTAAATCcaagaaatattatttttttttttcatatctgaGCCTATACATGTCGCTAGATACAAGAGACACAGACGAGCTTTATGCATTTTAAAGTTCTTAGGGTAGAGAAGATGTATATTCAACaagctctgtgctgagaagcaggAATGTTTTTCAGTCTATTCCCTCTCCTTCCTATAATATGGAAACATAGTTTCTTTATGGCCTTCTTCATCTCCATGTTCCTTAATGTGTATATCAGAGGGTTGAGCATGGGAGCAATGATAGTATAAAAAAGAGCAAACACTTTGTCTTCTGGTAAAGTAGTTGCTGGTCGAATGTAAATGAAGAGTAAAGGAGCAAAAAAAAGGACCACCACAGTGATATGGGAACTGCATGTGGAAAGAGCTTTGTTACGATTCTCCTTGGAGTAGGACTTgattgtgtataagatcacagcATAAGATATCAGCAAGACCACAAATGTCACTAGACCCATCACACCGGAATTGGCGATGACCAAAAGGCCAATTCTGCTGGTATCAGTGCAGGCCAGTTTCAGCAAAGGATAGACATCACAGAAGTAGTGATCTATCTCATTGGGGCCACAGTAGGGTAGCAAGATGGTAAGCAGAAACTGACCAAAGGAATGCAGGAAACCCCCAGCACAAGAAGCAGCAGCTATGGCAACACACTTCCATCTGCTCATGATGACAGTGTAGTGCaagggcttgcagatggccacatagcgatcataggccatcCCTGTGAGAATGAAGACCTCGATCCCCCCAAAGAAGTGCATGGTAAAGAGTTGTGTCATGCAGCCATTGTAGGAAATGGTTTTCTTTTCTGCCAGTAAGTCAATGATTAGCTTGGGTGTCACGGTTGAGGTGTAGCAAAGATCTGAGAGTGAGAGGAAActcaggaagaaatacatgggctGGTTGATAAGTTGGCTGTAGGTGATAGGAATCATGATAAGCAGGTTTCCTGCCAAAATTgcaatgtaacaaagaaaaaatagaaaaaaacagagaatttCTACTTCCTTTTGCTTAGAAAGTCCTAAGAGAATAAATTCTgtgatattatttccattttccatGATCCAGAGCAATTTTAGCCACCTGCAATTTAGATAAATTATGAATTCTTATGAGATCTATTTAAATGTGGTGATACACATCATTTCTTGCATGGGGGAGGTTGTAATGAAAATGGCTCAAggatagaagaaaacagaaatttgattttttatttaggAACACTTTTCTGCAGACCGCCTTGTCCTTTTCTTGAAAACATTAATTACTGGCAATGTATTAGATTTCTGAGAtgaaatttacatatatatacacatatacacacacttgtTGTTGCagtgtgccctcaagttggttccaacttatagcaactctatacgacagagtagaactgtcccatatcgtttcctaggctgtaatctttatgcgagcagatcaccaagtcttttctcccatgtagctgctggggggttcaaacaaccaaccttttggttggcagctgagaacttaactattgcaccatctGATTCTTAGGTATATGTTGTGTGTTGTCGATAAATTTATGACATAGAATATGGTACATTTATTCAACCATTCTAACAACATGTATTATCAAACATCACCTGGGTGTTATGTCTCAATAACTTTATAAAAT comes from Loxodonta africana isolate mLoxAfr1 chromosome 13, mLoxAfr1.hap2, whole genome shotgun sequence and encodes:
- the LOC100674981 gene encoding olfactory receptor 4P4-like, which produces MENGNNITEFILLGLSKQKEVEILCFFLFFLCYIAILAGNLLIMIPITYSQLINQPMYFFLSFLSLSDLCYTSTVTPKLIIDLLAEKKTISYNGCMTQLFTMHFFGGIEVFILTGMAYDRYVAICKPLHYTVIMSRWKCVAIAAASCAGGFLHSFGQFLLTILLPYCGPNEIDHYFCDVYPLLKLACTDTSRIGLLVIANSGVMGLVTFVVLLISYAVILYTIKSYSKENRNKALSTCSSHITVVVLFFAPLLFIYIRPATTLPEDKVFALFYTIIAPMLNPLIYTLRNMEMKKAIKKLCFHIIGRRGNRLKNIPASQHRAC